In Edaphobacter dinghuensis, one genomic interval encodes:
- a CDS encoding glycosyltransferase family 2 protein: MISILILTRNEQRDLPDCLASVGWSDDVHVFDSFSTDDTVSIAKAAGAHVHQRTFDDYATHRNAAFATVPFKHPWVFLLDADERPTPELSREMQQIVLAASNEISGFRLRRRDFLFGTWLKHAQISPFYIRLVRPEHSRYTRAINEVIEVEGTIADLNYPLDHFPFSKGIAHWLNKHNLYSTMEAELIHHQQGLQDPSWKTALSDPDFHTRRLHQKAIFYRLPGRPIIKWLYMMFVRRAILDGPAGLTYATLQSIYEYFIVLKTKELQRGGA, encoded by the coding sequence TTGATTTCGATCCTCATCCTCACTCGCAACGAGCAGCGCGACCTGCCGGACTGCCTCGCTTCTGTCGGCTGGTCCGATGATGTTCACGTCTTCGACTCCTTTTCGACCGACGACACTGTCTCCATTGCCAAGGCTGCCGGAGCCCACGTCCACCAACGCACCTTCGACGACTACGCGACCCACCGCAACGCCGCTTTTGCCACTGTCCCCTTCAAGCATCCCTGGGTTTTTTTGCTCGACGCCGATGAGCGCCCCACCCCGGAGCTCTCCCGCGAGATGCAGCAGATCGTTCTGGCCGCTTCGAACGAAATCTCAGGCTTCCGCCTGCGCCGCCGCGACTTCCTCTTCGGAACCTGGCTCAAACACGCGCAGATCTCGCCCTTTTACATCCGGCTCGTCCGGCCCGAGCACAGTCGATATACCCGCGCGATCAACGAAGTCATCGAGGTGGAAGGCACCATCGCCGACCTCAATTATCCGCTTGATCATTTCCCATTTTCGAAGGGGATCGCCCACTGGCTCAACAAGCACAACCTCTACTCCACGATGGAAGCCGAGCTGATCCACCATCAGCAAGGGCTACAGGATCCATCCTGGAAGACCGCACTCAGTGATCCTGACTTCCACACCCGCCGCCTGCATCAGAAAGCGATCTTTTATCGCCTGCCAGGCCGTCCCATCATTAAATGGCTTTATATGATGTTTGTGCGCAGGGCCATCCTGGACGGTCCTGCCGGTCTCACCTATGCGACCCTACAGTCCATCTACGAATACTTTATCGTTCTGAAAACAAAAGAATTGCAGCGCGGCGGAGCCTAA
- a CDS encoding tetratricopeptide repeat protein, with product MSSISSESVAVGNEEIVDVLSKLDAAALLSINTLAGRDQKMLRCGALQGTLLGIVASIALALTLLAQRASASPIQNGEVKSAQTGVDAEDALQKGIALTRRGLFQEAIVPLLQAQGKVVEEYADRFNLALCYFGTGNYRQSIEILKDLRSSSHNTAAVNNLLAQAYVGNRQPEQAIKALTEASRKAPKDEKLYAYVADACTDHYEYALGLRVVDLGLKDLPQSARLHYERAMFLSRLDRFEDAKLEFDRVSELAPETDIAYLAVVQKELYEDNFTEALRSVRKAIKAGHGDYQMLSLLGTILLHLGVEPEQPEFAEARKALEASVTARPNYSASQIALGKLYLMENRANEAVIHLEIGRSLEPRNPAIYPSLADAYRRLGERERSQECLKVLSGLLQEKSAVSAKQ from the coding sequence ATGTCATCGATATCTTCGGAGAGCGTGGCAGTTGGTAATGAGGAGATAGTAGATGTCCTCTCGAAGCTAGACGCCGCAGCATTGCTATCAATAAATACTCTGGCCGGACGGGATCAGAAAATGCTGCGCTGCGGGGCACTTCAGGGAACCCTATTAGGAATCGTCGCTAGTATTGCGCTTGCGCTCACCTTATTGGCGCAGCGTGCCAGTGCTTCGCCGATACAGAATGGGGAAGTTAAATCGGCCCAGACTGGCGTTGATGCTGAAGACGCTCTTCAGAAGGGCATTGCCCTGACGCGACGGGGTTTGTTCCAGGAGGCGATTGTTCCTTTGTTGCAAGCACAAGGGAAGGTCGTTGAGGAATATGCGGACCGCTTCAATCTTGCGCTCTGCTACTTCGGCACCGGCAATTATCGACAGTCCATAGAAATCCTGAAAGATCTGCGTTCAAGCTCGCATAACACTGCGGCGGTGAATAATTTGCTTGCGCAGGCCTACGTCGGCAACCGGCAGCCAGAGCAGGCAATTAAAGCGCTAACGGAGGCCTCCAGGAAGGCTCCAAAAGATGAAAAACTGTATGCCTATGTCGCCGATGCATGTACTGACCATTACGAGTATGCCCTCGGACTTCGCGTAGTCGATCTGGGGCTAAAAGATCTCCCGCAATCTGCACGGCTTCACTATGAACGAGCCATGTTTCTCTCTCGCCTTGATCGCTTCGAAGATGCGAAGCTTGAGTTTGACCGCGTGAGTGAGCTTGCGCCTGAAACCGACATTGCCTATCTTGCGGTTGTCCAGAAGGAGCTTTACGAGGACAACTTCACTGAAGCACTTCGTTCTGTCCGCAAAGCAATCAAGGCAGGACATGGCGATTATCAAATGCTCTCTCTGTTGGGGACAATTCTTCTGCATTTGGGGGTAGAGCCCGAGCAGCCAGAGTTTGCCGAGGCCCGCAAAGCGTTAGAGGCCTCGGTGACAGCGCGTCCCAACTATTCCGCCTCTCAGATAGCGTTAGGAAAGCTTTATCTTATGGAGAACCGCGCAAACGAAGCGGTAATCCATCTTGAGATCGGCCGCAGTTTGGAGCCTCGCAACCCTGCAATCTATCCCAGCCTCGCAGATGCTTATCGGCGTCTGGGAGAGCGAGAAAGATCGCAGGAATGCTTGAAGGTCCTCTCCGGTCTGCTTCAGGAAAAAAGCGCAGTGTCCGCCAAGCAATAA
- a CDS encoding DoxX family membrane protein, which yields MTTFNKSLNASWWALRIALGVGPILSGIDKYFNKLTDWEMYLSPYATKIVPISTPTFMHVVGAVEIVAGLIVLSRWTKIGSYIVMLWLVAIALNLLTTGMFYDIAVRDLEIAVGAFVLSQLSAARETYGQEAVN from the coding sequence ATGACGACATTCAATAAGAGCCTCAATGCCAGTTGGTGGGCACTGCGGATTGCGCTGGGTGTGGGGCCTATCCTCTCCGGCATTGATAAATATTTCAACAAATTGACGGATTGGGAGATGTATCTCAGTCCGTATGCGACGAAGATTGTTCCCATCAGCACGCCAACCTTCATGCATGTCGTCGGTGCGGTGGAGATTGTTGCCGGCCTGATCGTGCTGAGCCGCTGGACGAAGATCGGCAGCTACATCGTCATGCTGTGGCTGGTTGCGATTGCGTTAAACCTGCTGACAACGGGGATGTTCTATGACATCGCCGTTCGCGACCTCGAGATTGCCGTCGGCGCATTTGTGCTCTCGCAGCTTTCGGCAGCGCGCGAGACCTATGGGCAGGAGGCAGTGAACTAG
- a CDS encoding RNA polymerase sigma factor — translation METTGILERSKALTDDEVVARVRAGDLALYEVIMRRYNQRLYRIARAILHDDVEAEDVMQDAYVRAYTHLDQFAGRSAFSTWLSRITVHEALTRLRSRNRHPQVDVTEYDGEISMKTPSNALDPEKNASTGQLREFLEEAVLNLPESYRTVIMLRDIEELSTAETAQALDLTEENVKIRLHRGHGMMRNWLFERIGPAAKEAFPFMGARCDRVVQNVFERLIKLADVHL, via the coding sequence ATGGAGACAACCGGGATTCTCGAACGCTCGAAGGCGTTGACCGACGATGAGGTGGTAGCCCGCGTTCGCGCAGGAGATCTTGCCCTGTACGAGGTCATCATGCGCCGCTACAACCAACGTCTTTATCGCATCGCCCGGGCCATTCTTCACGATGACGTGGAAGCCGAAGATGTGATGCAGGACGCCTATGTTCGCGCCTATACGCACCTCGATCAGTTTGCAGGCCGCTCTGCATTTTCCACCTGGCTAAGCCGCATCACCGTCCATGAGGCGTTGACCCGTCTTCGCTCGCGCAATCGGCACCCGCAGGTAGATGTCACCGAATATGACGGAGAGATCTCGATGAAGACGCCCAGCAATGCACTCGATCCGGAAAAGAACGCCTCCACCGGCCAGTTGCGAGAGTTTCTGGAGGAGGCCGTTCTGAACCTTCCGGAGAGCTATCGAACCGTCATCATGCTGCGAGATATCGAAGAACTCAGCACGGCCGAGACGGCCCAGGCGCTCGACCTGACCGAGGAAAACGTCAAGATACGTCTGCATCGCGGCCACGGCATGATGCGCAACTGGCTCTTCGAGCGCATTGGACCAGCGGCAAAGGAGGCCTTCCCTTTCATGGGCGCTCGCTGCGATCGCGTCGTGCAGAATGTCTTCGAGCGTCTCATTAAGCTCGCCGATGTTCACCTATAA
- the glmS gene encoding glutamine--fructose-6-phosphate transaminase (isomerizing), whose amino-acid sequence MCGIVGYIGPQPVVPVIIEGLRRLEYRGYDSAGIAVAGNSTGLELRRAPGKLRNLEAVIADNPIHGSFGIGHTRWATHGRPTEENAHPHRDCTKTLVVVHNGIVENYLALKKELAAAGHKFVTETDTEIIAHLIEEEIKQAPGIVLEEAVRRAVHRLTGAFAIGVLSANEPNKLVAARMGPPAVIGIGDGEFFLASDVPGILHHTRNIHFLQDGELAVLTPTGVTLSDFEGKPLPLKVQRITWDPIMAEKAGYKHFMLKEVNEQPRAIRDTTLGRVSLDTGKVFLSEMQISDEDFRTASQITIAACGTSWHAGLAGKFMIERLARLPVDVDYASEYRYRDPIADPHAIGLLITQSGETADTIAAQRELISKGSKTLAICNVVGAAVTREAQGTITTNAGPEIGVASTKAFTAQLTALFVLALHLAQVRGTITDAESLHLVTELSKVPSKIEDILRSVDDQCQQLAKVFHTADDFLFLGRGIHYPIALEGALKLKEISYIHAEGYPAGEMKHGPNALIDESLPVVTIATKDPDDPSSVLKYEKTLSNIQEVTARSGRVIAIAIEGDEEIKHLVEHTIQIPQAPELLLPILEVVPLQLLAYHIAVRRGCDVDQPRNLAKSVTVE is encoded by the coding sequence ATGTGCGGAATTGTTGGTTACATCGGTCCCCAGCCCGTCGTCCCCGTCATCATTGAAGGCCTGCGTCGCCTCGAATACCGCGGATACGATTCTGCCGGCATCGCCGTTGCAGGTAATTCAACCGGCCTCGAGCTTCGCCGTGCCCCCGGCAAGCTCCGCAACCTCGAAGCCGTCATTGCCGACAACCCCATCCACGGCAGCTTCGGCATTGGCCACACTCGCTGGGCCACCCACGGCCGTCCGACCGAAGAAAATGCCCATCCCCACCGGGATTGCACCAAGACCCTCGTCGTCGTCCACAACGGCATCGTCGAAAACTATCTTGCTCTTAAAAAAGAGCTTGCCGCCGCCGGACACAAGTTCGTCACCGAGACCGACACCGAGATCATCGCCCACCTCATCGAAGAAGAGATCAAGCAGGCCCCCGGCATCGTGCTCGAAGAGGCCGTCCGCCGCGCCGTCCACCGCCTCACCGGAGCCTTCGCCATCGGCGTCCTCTCCGCTAACGAGCCCAACAAGCTCGTCGCCGCCCGCATGGGCCCGCCTGCCGTCATCGGTATCGGCGACGGCGAATTCTTCCTTGCCTCCGACGTTCCCGGCATCCTGCACCACACCCGCAACATTCACTTCCTGCAAGACGGCGAGCTCGCCGTCCTCACCCCCACCGGCGTTACCCTCAGCGACTTCGAAGGCAAGCCCCTGCCATTAAAGGTTCAGCGCATCACCTGGGACCCCATCATGGCGGAAAAGGCCGGCTACAAGCACTTCATGCTCAAAGAGGTGAACGAGCAGCCCCGCGCCATTCGCGACACCACTCTCGGCCGCGTCTCTCTCGACACCGGCAAAGTCTTCCTCAGCGAGATGCAGATCTCCGACGAGGACTTCCGCACCGCCAGCCAGATCACCATCGCCGCCTGCGGCACAAGCTGGCACGCCGGACTCGCCGGAAAATTCATGATCGAGCGCCTGGCTAGACTGCCTGTGGATGTCGACTACGCCAGCGAGTACCGCTACCGCGACCCCATCGCCGACCCGCACGCCATCGGCCTGCTCATCACCCAATCCGGCGAGACCGCCGACACCATCGCCGCCCAGCGCGAGCTCATCTCGAAGGGCAGCAAAACCCTCGCCATCTGCAACGTCGTCGGAGCAGCCGTCACTCGCGAAGCTCAGGGCACCATCACCACCAACGCAGGGCCAGAGATCGGCGTCGCCTCCACCAAGGCCTTTACCGCCCAGCTCACCGCCCTCTTCGTCCTCGCGCTGCACCTCGCGCAGGTCCGCGGAACCATCACCGACGCCGAATCCCTCCACCTCGTCACCGAGCTATCCAAGGTTCCCTCCAAGATCGAGGACATCCTTCGCTCAGTAGACGACCAGTGCCAGCAACTCGCCAAGGTCTTCCACACCGCCGACGACTTCCTCTTCCTCGGCCGGGGCATCCACTACCCCATCGCCCTCGAAGGCGCGCTCAAGCTCAAGGAGATCTCCTACATCCACGCCGAAGGCTACCCCGCAGGCGAGATGAAGCACGGCCCCAACGCCCTGATCGACGAGTCCCTTCCGGTCGTCACCATTGCGACCAAAGACCCTGACGACCCATCAAGCGTGCTGAAGTACGAAAAGACCTTGAGCAACATTCAGGAAGTAACCGCCCGCAGCGGCCGCGTCATTGCAATCGCCATCGAAGGCGACGAAGAGATCAAGCACCTGGTCGAACACACCATCCAAATTCCCCAGGCCCCCGAACTCCTCCTACCCATCCTAGAAGTAGTCCCCCTACAACTCCTCGCCTACCACATCGCCGTAAGAAGAGGCTGCGACGTAGACCAACCGAGAAACCTGGCCAAATCCGTCACCGTGGAGTGA
- a CDS encoding TonB-dependent receptor has protein sequence MTVTDASGAVIPGADLELVEASTNSLRKAETASDGSHRFVNLTIGVYKLTISKTGYASKVYSSVLVQASQVSSIAAALPVGEVSEVVSVTGTRTPVLQVSSNEIGTVVDMKQIQNLPLEGRDLTSFSTLVAGYNGTFNGLPSNDQGSNIDGVIGNSSRMKFGGNTQPAVSPRLENIEEMSIQTDQLSLNSGFGQSSTQLNFVSKRGSNRFHGSVYEDFRNSGLNANSWFNNAAGVRKNKLILNDFGGNFGGPIFHDKLFFFGSFAMSKQPGSFTASNDVFTAAAQQGNFTYSGGTVNVLNVVSAYNPALPGTVNSQQSAQLAAINDAVSHGAVTATADPNYNQISWNNNSSITNYFPGGRLDYVLSERVRMYLSFLYNKNSQPTSTAANFPGSGFAYQVAGSSAKNYTTSYGLDLIITPRLINQLKLGYLYDNTQYAPGVKPSYATLPTVAWNIGSSSTSACPTCTAGLTMSGQAYPLPITTFYPIMNASDSVTWEKGTHAISFGASWYREQDHYYNPPEGFPNYTLSTTSGLASGDPAANAFNRSNFPGASANDLVEAQQLYAILTGRISNINGQFAKNPHDNTYQTGVGAYNLDEVSSAAGLFAEDSWKVRRDLTLNYGLRWDFVGDQHDLTGAYHSASPGDIYGPSGYGNLFNPGSLTGNMNPLLTAKEHAYAPWKVTPQPAFGFSWNPTVSDGPLGALLGGSSTVIRGGFALRRFTEPYQYYWNQASDFGSFFYQNFSLNPNNTGTTGTFAPGSLLLGQTLPPYAISPATYETTAQQAEFTFISGAPGVNGMDPHIKQPYSESWNFGVQRALGSSRVLEVRYNGNRSIHQWIPINPNEVNVFENGFLAEFKKAQANLAANGGPNAANPSFAGPGMPIITAAFGGSANDSDFSNGQFIQYLVNGDVGSFANTLSGVNGTHPYFCNLVGSKFAPCVTNAGVTTAGAGYPINFFQANPYAAGAQTGYMTAAGYSNYNALQVEFRQASWKGLQFDANYTYSKSLGISTPQSWTGSLNIFTLRNLHRSYGPSQFDLTHVTHIHGTYDLPFGHGKSFLSNNAIADKVVGGWTVGTILTFQTGYPFALTGGNQTFNDYGDGGVTLNGVTPAQLQKSIGVHRIPGQTFVALIDPKYLASATGGGANATYISPNTTPGTIGRVIYLHGPHGFYDDISVTKIVPIRREMNFRIQAELLNAFNHPVFGNSSNEIGAAGSINSSVQSNSFGLGGISNSSRLIELRANVDF, from the coding sequence GTGACAGTTACGGACGCAAGCGGCGCGGTTATTCCTGGCGCCGATCTTGAACTGGTAGAAGCTTCGACCAATAGTCTGCGCAAGGCTGAGACAGCTAGCGACGGATCTCACCGGTTCGTGAACCTGACAATTGGCGTTTATAAGCTCACCATTTCGAAGACAGGCTACGCCAGCAAAGTTTATAGTTCTGTGCTGGTTCAAGCGTCGCAGGTCAGTTCTATTGCAGCAGCCCTTCCAGTCGGCGAGGTGTCAGAGGTTGTCAGTGTTACCGGCACCCGAACCCCTGTTCTGCAGGTCAGCTCCAATGAAATCGGCACTGTCGTCGACATGAAGCAGATTCAGAATCTCCCCCTTGAAGGACGCGATCTGACATCGTTCTCCACGCTTGTTGCCGGCTATAACGGCACCTTCAACGGTTTGCCCTCTAATGACCAGGGAAGCAACATCGATGGTGTCATTGGCAACTCCAGCCGTATGAAGTTCGGAGGCAATACCCAGCCCGCCGTATCGCCTCGCCTTGAAAATATAGAAGAGATGTCGATCCAGACCGATCAGCTCAGCTTGAACTCCGGCTTCGGTCAATCCAGCACTCAGCTAAATTTTGTTTCGAAGCGTGGAAGCAATCGCTTTCACGGCAGCGTTTATGAGGATTTTCGCAACTCCGGTCTTAATGCCAATAGCTGGTTTAACAATGCCGCTGGCGTACGTAAAAACAAACTCATCCTGAATGACTTTGGCGGCAACTTTGGTGGTCCCATATTCCACGACAAGCTTTTCTTTTTCGGAAGCTTTGCCATGTCCAAGCAGCCTGGGTCTTTTACAGCCTCAAACGATGTCTTCACAGCGGCGGCACAACAGGGCAACTTTACCTATTCGGGTGGTACGGTCAACGTTCTCAATGTTGTGAGCGCCTATAACCCAGCACTCCCTGGGACTGTAAATTCACAGCAGAGTGCCCAATTAGCCGCGATCAACGATGCAGTAAGCCATGGAGCCGTAACCGCAACGGCAGATCCCAACTACAACCAGATCAGTTGGAACAACAACTCTTCCATCACCAATTACTTTCCCGGCGGCCGTCTCGACTATGTCCTCTCGGAACGGGTCAGGATGTATCTATCCTTTCTCTATAACAAGAACAGCCAACCGACATCGACAGCGGCCAACTTCCCGGGTTCAGGATTTGCCTACCAGGTAGCTGGTTCTTCGGCCAAAAACTATACGACGTCGTACGGTCTCGACCTCATCATCACGCCACGCCTCATCAATCAGCTTAAGCTGGGATACCTCTACGACAACACGCAGTATGCCCCTGGCGTGAAACCTTCTTACGCTACGCTTCCCACGGTGGCATGGAACATCGGTAGCTCGTCTACCTCGGCCTGCCCTACATGTACTGCGGGTCTAACGATGTCTGGCCAAGCTTATCCGCTTCCGATTACCACCTTCTATCCGATTATGAACGCCTCGGATTCAGTAACCTGGGAGAAAGGGACGCATGCCATCTCGTTTGGCGCATCCTGGTACCGGGAGCAGGACCACTACTACAATCCACCGGAAGGTTTTCCCAACTACACTCTCAGCACTACCTCAGGTCTTGCGAGTGGGGATCCGGCCGCCAACGCATTCAATAGGTCCAATTTCCCTGGAGCGAGCGCAAACGATCTTGTAGAAGCACAGCAACTCTACGCAATCCTGACCGGAAGAATCTCAAACATCAACGGTCAGTTTGCGAAAAATCCACACGATAATACCTATCAAACTGGAGTAGGCGCCTACAATCTTGACGAAGTCTCAAGTGCGGCTGGATTGTTCGCTGAGGACTCCTGGAAGGTCAGGCGTGACCTCACTCTCAATTACGGTTTGCGCTGGGACTTTGTCGGCGACCAGCACGACCTGACCGGAGCTTATCATTCTGCATCTCCGGGCGACATCTACGGCCCCTCAGGATACGGCAATCTTTTTAATCCTGGATCGCTGACAGGAAACATGAATCCATTATTGACCGCCAAGGAGCATGCCTATGCTCCTTGGAAGGTGACGCCTCAGCCAGCTTTTGGTTTCTCCTGGAATCCAACTGTTAGCGACGGGCCGCTCGGCGCCTTGTTAGGCGGCAGCAGCACCGTAATACGCGGAGGCTTCGCCCTCAGACGATTCACGGAGCCATATCAGTACTACTGGAACCAGGCATCTGACTTTGGCTCCTTCTTTTATCAGAACTTCTCACTCAATCCGAATAACACGGGAACGACCGGCACATTTGCTCCCGGTAGTCTGTTGCTTGGACAAACTCTACCGCCCTATGCGATATCCCCCGCCACGTACGAGACTACTGCGCAACAAGCCGAGTTCACCTTTATTAGCGGAGCACCTGGCGTGAATGGGATGGATCCGCATATCAAGCAGCCCTACAGTGAATCGTGGAACTTCGGAGTTCAGCGCGCTCTTGGGAGTTCGCGAGTCCTCGAGGTTCGGTACAACGGAAACCGATCGATCCATCAGTGGATTCCGATCAATCCTAACGAAGTCAATGTCTTCGAAAATGGCTTTCTCGCCGAGTTCAAGAAGGCGCAGGCTAACCTTGCGGCTAACGGTGGACCCAACGCCGCAAATCCGTCCTTCGCTGGTCCGGGTATGCCGATCATCACCGCAGCGTTTGGTGGTTCAGCAAATGACTCTGACTTTAGCAACGGACAGTTCATTCAATACCTGGTCAACGGCGATGTCGGTAGCTTTGCAAATACTCTGAGCGGAGTCAACGGAACGCATCCATACTTCTGCAACCTCGTTGGCAGCAAGTTCGCTCCGTGCGTGACAAATGCTGGCGTAACGACCGCTGGTGCCGGATATCCCATCAACTTCTTCCAGGCAAATCCTTATGCAGCCGGAGCGCAGACCGGTTACATGACCGCGGCAGGCTATTCAAACTACAACGCGCTTCAGGTCGAGTTCCGCCAGGCTTCGTGGAAAGGACTTCAGTTTGATGCAAATTACACCTACAGCAAGAGCCTGGGAATTTCGACTCCGCAGAGTTGGACTGGATCGCTCAACATATTCACCCTGCGTAATCTCCATCGGAGCTATGGTCCAAGCCAGTTTGATCTGACCCACGTTACCCATATCCATGGAACATACGACCTGCCCTTTGGGCACGGTAAAAGCTTCCTCAGTAATAATGCGATCGCAGACAAGGTGGTAGGTGGCTGGACCGTTGGTACCATTCTCACCTTCCAAACCGGCTACCCCTTCGCTCTCACCGGCGGAAATCAGACATTCAATGACTACGGAGATGGCGGAGTTACTCTTAACGGTGTCACGCCGGCGCAACTGCAGAAATCGATCGGAGTGCATCGAATCCCGGGGCAGACCTTTGTTGCACTGATCGATCCGAAATATCTTGCTAGCGCCACAGGAGGAGGCGCAAACGCAACTTACATCAGCCCGAACACAACGCCCGGAACGATTGGCAGAGTTATATATCTTCATGGTCCTCACGGGTTTTATGACGACATCTCTGTTACAAAGATCGTTCCAATTCGCCGCGAAATGAATTTCCGTATTCAGGCAGAGCTTCTGAACGCCTTCAATCATCCGGTTTTTGGCAACTCGTCAAATGAAATAGGTGCTGCAGGCTCCATCAATTCCAGTGTGCAGAGCAATAGCTTTGGCCTTGGCGGCATCTCCAATAGCAGTCGCCTAATTGAGCTGCGAGCAAATGTAGATTTCTAA
- a CDS encoding mechanosensitive ion channel family protein: MRKLLIAVPAAALVVLLVASYLTRGAMANLPFLRGTHGTPAGTLVDQRPWQTAQALAPLAVSVEEKRLARNAERLADHEVDQAFAQALRMAALEPPVLKGDALALSQKVTALKETVKEDQAAVDRVSAATAKLPKGPDGTVQSDELDVAKAQLTLDSDELADATDDLARVSGDKRGAIQQELTTREASMKKFDEQMDSAAPTAVASAKQHGTLYTRLKSWFDQRSRMDLISQAKAEADADVVALTAQHAEIEKKASAAEAGVGSASTDTGTPADSDAVRGRVAQMGKMHAIAQIHSILDDRLQTQQQLSGVYEQWLAQVQLQHSIITHLLFQSFALIAFLLLCASLLGAFVRMMLDRSKMEQRSLHTLRTIAHLAIQFVTLLLVLLVIFGPPSQTPTILGLATAGLTVVFQDFILAFFGWFVLMGRNGIRLGDWVEINGVAGEVIEIGLFRTSLLETGNWSAQGHPTGRRVTFLNKYAISGQFLNFSTTGQWMWDEISLNVPTGEDTFKMIDAIQDVVLKETREGGKEAEREWQRAAKQSNLSLFSATPSVEMRPAGSGIDILVRYVTRAGDRFEMRNRLYQSVINLLHKPEEKNALPSESKS; encoded by the coding sequence ATGAGGAAACTTCTGATTGCAGTGCCGGCAGCGGCGTTAGTGGTGCTTCTGGTAGCGAGCTACCTGACCCGGGGTGCGATGGCGAACCTCCCGTTTTTGCGGGGAACGCACGGAACGCCAGCTGGGACGCTTGTGGACCAACGACCCTGGCAGACGGCACAGGCACTGGCTCCGCTTGCGGTCTCGGTGGAAGAGAAGAGGCTTGCCCGTAACGCCGAGCGTCTGGCAGACCATGAAGTCGATCAGGCATTTGCTCAGGCGCTGCGGATGGCGGCGCTCGAACCTCCGGTGCTGAAGGGGGATGCGCTGGCTCTCTCGCAGAAGGTCACTGCGCTGAAAGAGACGGTAAAAGAGGACCAGGCGGCAGTGGACCGCGTGAGTGCGGCGACGGCGAAGCTGCCTAAGGGGCCGGATGGTACGGTGCAGTCGGACGAACTGGATGTGGCGAAGGCCCAGTTGACGCTGGATAGCGACGAGTTGGCGGATGCCACGGACGATCTCGCCAGGGTAAGCGGAGACAAGCGCGGAGCGATTCAGCAGGAACTAACGACGCGGGAAGCGTCGATGAAGAAGTTCGATGAGCAGATGGATAGCGCTGCGCCGACGGCGGTGGCTTCGGCGAAGCAGCATGGGACGTTGTATACGCGGTTGAAATCATGGTTCGATCAGCGCAGCCGGATGGACCTGATCAGTCAGGCAAAGGCGGAGGCGGATGCCGATGTTGTGGCGCTGACAGCGCAGCACGCGGAGATCGAGAAGAAGGCCAGTGCGGCTGAGGCCGGAGTAGGTTCTGCGTCGACCGATACGGGAACGCCAGCCGATTCTGACGCTGTAAGAGGACGCGTGGCGCAGATGGGAAAGATGCATGCCATCGCGCAGATCCATTCCATTCTGGATGACAGGCTACAGACGCAGCAGCAGCTTTCGGGCGTCTACGAGCAGTGGCTGGCACAGGTGCAGTTGCAGCACAGCATCATCACTCACCTGCTTTTCCAGTCGTTCGCATTGATCGCATTTCTGCTGCTGTGTGCTTCGTTGCTGGGCGCATTTGTCCGAATGATGCTGGACCGCTCGAAGATGGAGCAACGCAGTCTGCATACGCTAAGGACCATCGCGCATCTCGCAATTCAATTTGTCACGCTATTACTGGTGCTGCTGGTCATCTTTGGGCCTCCCAGTCAAACTCCGACGATCCTTGGACTGGCCACGGCCGGGTTGACGGTCGTCTTTCAGGACTTCATCCTCGCCTTCTTCGGCTGGTTTGTGCTGATGGGCAGAAACGGCATCCGTCTGGGCGATTGGGTGGAGATTAACGGTGTAGCCGGCGAGGTCATCGAGATTGGCCTGTTCCGCACCTCGCTGCTGGAGACAGGCAACTGGAGTGCGCAAGGGCATCCCACTGGCCGTCGAGTAACCTTCCTCAATAAGTACGCAATCTCGGGCCAGTTCCTTAACTTCTCGACGACCGGACAGTGGATGTGGGACGAGATCAGCCTGAATGTGCCGACGGGAGAAGACACCTTCAAGATGATCGACGCGATTCAGGATGTGGTACTGAAGGAGACCAGGGAAGGCGGCAAGGAGGCAGAGAGGGAGTGGCAGCGAGCGGCCAAACAGTCGAATTTAAGCCTGTTCTCCGCCACCCCCTCGGTGGAGATGCGTCCGGCCGGATCTGGGATCGACATCCTGGTGCGCTATGTGACGCGTGCCGGTGACCGGTTTGAGATGAGGAACCGTCTCTATCAGTCCGTCATTAATCTTCTGCACAAGCCGGAGGAGAAAAACGCACTCCCCTCCGAGTCGAAGTCGTAG